The following are from one region of the Mustela lutreola isolate mMusLut2 chromosome 7, mMusLut2.pri, whole genome shotgun sequence genome:
- the CLEC14A gene encoding C-type lectin domain family 14 member A: MRPTLALCLLWQAFWSRPGWGEHPTADRAGCSASGACYSLHHATIQRLAAEEACSLRGGALSTVRGGAELRAVLALLRAGPGPGGGSKDLLFWVALERGRSHCTLENEPLRGFSWLSPDVNESERDTLQWVEEPQRSCTSRSCAGLQATRGVEPAGWKEMRCHSRANGYLCKYKFEGLCPAPRPGAASNLSYRAPFQLSSAALDFSPPGTKVSALCPGQLSIKATCIADAVSARWDGIPSGAELCPCPGRYLRAGKCAELPNCLDDLGGFACECAAGFVLGKDRRSCVISGEGQPAPEGTKVPTRPVATASPVPKRTWAPTVKEKPADIPHVPGQGSSATSIPEIPHWGEQSTTSTLPISPQASSQAATTSSGSVTPKFNSTSSSAIPQPFDSSSTVVFILVSIAVVVLVILTMTVLGLFKLCFHKSPSSQPRKGPLTQRGMESDTEAAALRSSSVHCTDNGVKVGTSSLRDRAEGASQTGSSLGSGDT; the protein is encoded by the coding sequence ATGAGGCCGACGCTCGCCCTGTGCCTCCTCTGGCAAGCTTTCTGGTCTCGGCCTGGCTGGGGCGAGCACCCCACCGCCGACCGCGCGGGCTGCTCGGCCTCGGGGGCCTGCTACAGCCTGCACCACGCTACCATCCAGAGGCTGGCGGCCGAGGAGGCCTGCAGTCTGCGCGGCGGGGCGCTCAGCACAGTGCGCGGGGGCGCAGAGCTCCGCGCGGTGCTTGCACTCCTGCGGGCAGGCCCGGGGCCCGGAGGGGGCTCGAAAGACCTTCTGTTCTGGGTAGCGCTGGAACGCGGGCGATCCCACTGCACCCTGGAGAACGAGCCGCTGCGGGGTTTCTCCTGGCTGTCCCCCGACGTCAATGAGTCCGAAAGGGACACGCTGCAATGGGTGGAGGAACCCCAACGCTCCTGCACCTCTCGGAGTTGCGCGGGACTCCAGGCCACCCGGGGGGTCGAGCCCGCAGGCTGGAAGGAGATGCGATGCCACTCGCGCGCCAATGGCTACCTGTGCAAGTACAAGTTTGAGGGCTTGTGCCCCGCGCCGCGCCCCGGGGCCGCCTCTAACTTGAGCTACCGGGCGCCTTTCCAGCTGTCCAGCGCGGCGCTGGATTTCAGTCCCCCCGGGACCAAGGTGAGTGCGCTCTGCCCGGGGCAGCTCTCCATCAAAGCCACCTGCATCGCGGACGCGGTCAGTGCGCGCTGGGACGGGATACCCTCTGGGGCTGAGCTCTGTCCCTGTCCCGGGAGGTACCTCCGTGCTGGCAAATGCGCGGAGCTCCCTAACTGCCTAGACGACTTGGGAGGCTTTGCCTGCGAGTGCGCCGCGGGCTTCGTGCTGGGGAAAGACCGACGCTCTTGTGTAATCAGTGGGGAAGGACAGCCGGCCCCTGAGGGGACCAAGGTGCCCACCAGGCCGGTCGCTACTGCCAGCCCCGTCCCGAAGAGAACGTGGGCACCCACGGTAAAGGAGAAGCCAGCAGATATACCCCATGTCCCTGGACAAGGCAGTTCAGCAACATCTATTCCCGAGATTCCTCATTGGGGAGAACAGAGCACGACGTCTACCCTTCCGATCTCCCCTCAAGCCAGCTCACAGGCCGCCACCACCTCTTCAGGGAGTGTGACTCCCAAGTTTAATTCCACGTCTTCTTCTGCCATTCCCCAACCTTTCGACTCCTCCTCCACCGTGGTCTTCATACTTGTAAGCATAGCGGTGGTAGTGTTGGTTATCTTGACCATGACAGTACTGGGGCTTTTCAAACTGTGCTTCCACAAAAGCCCTTCCTCCCAGCCGAGAAAGGGACCCTTGACCCAGCGGGGCATGGAGAGTGATACTGAAGCCGCTGCTCTGCGTTCCAGTTCTGTACATTGCACAGACAATGGGGTGAAGGTGGGGACCTCTAGTCTGCGGGACAGAGCAGAAGGTGCCTCCCAGACAGGGTCCTCTCTTGGCTCTGGTGACACATAG